A genome region from Nocardioides cynanchi includes the following:
- a CDS encoding thiolase family protein: MNDAYLFAAVRTPFGRYAGALAGKRPDDLAVVALRGLLDRAPDLDPATVDDVILGCANGAGEDNRNVARMAGLLAGLPVSVPGVTVNRLCGSSLQAAMDASRLIETGDAQVVVAGGVESMSRAPWVLPKPSRGFPVGNETLVSTTLGWRLVNPRMPAEWTVSLGECNEQLADDRGIGRDRQDEFAARSHQRAAAAWDAGFYDDLVVPVDDVTRDEGIRPDATATSLAGLRPAFRPDGTITAGNASPLNDGAAALLIAGAEASVGRAPLARIAGRGVSALAPQQFGFAPVEAADRALAAAGIGWSDVGAVELNEAFAVQSLACIDAWDVDPSIVNTRGGAIAIGHPLGASGARVLGTLAHVLVERGERWGVAAICIGVGQGLAVVLENVA; the protein is encoded by the coding sequence GTGAACGACGCCTACCTCTTCGCCGCCGTCCGTACGCCGTTCGGCCGGTACGCCGGTGCGCTGGCGGGGAAGCGGCCCGACGACCTGGCCGTCGTCGCACTCCGCGGCCTCCTCGACCGGGCGCCCGACCTCGACCCGGCCACGGTCGACGACGTGATCCTCGGCTGCGCGAACGGGGCCGGGGAGGACAACCGCAACGTCGCCCGGATGGCCGGGTTGCTGGCCGGCCTGCCCGTGAGCGTGCCGGGGGTGACCGTCAACCGCCTGTGCGGCAGCAGCCTCCAGGCCGCGATGGACGCCTCCCGTCTGATCGAGACCGGCGACGCTCAGGTCGTGGTGGCCGGCGGCGTGGAGTCCATGAGCCGGGCTCCGTGGGTGCTGCCCAAGCCCTCGCGAGGGTTCCCCGTGGGAAACGAGACGCTGGTCTCCACCACCTTGGGCTGGCGCCTGGTCAACCCCCGGATGCCGGCGGAGTGGACCGTCTCCCTCGGCGAGTGCAACGAGCAGCTGGCCGACGACCGTGGGATCGGCCGCGACCGGCAGGACGAGTTCGCAGCCCGGTCCCACCAACGAGCGGCAGCCGCCTGGGACGCGGGCTTCTACGACGACCTGGTGGTGCCGGTGGACGACGTCACCCGCGACGAGGGCATCCGGCCCGATGCCACTGCCACGAGCCTGGCCGGACTCAGGCCGGCCTTCCGGCCCGACGGCACGATCACCGCCGGCAACGCCTCGCCGCTCAACGACGGCGCTGCTGCCCTGCTGATCGCGGGAGCCGAGGCATCGGTCGGCCGCGCCCCGTTGGCCCGGATCGCCGGCCGTGGCGTCAGCGCCCTGGCTCCGCAGCAGTTCGGCTTCGCTCCGGTCGAGGCCGCCGACCGGGCCCTGGCTGCGGCCGGCATCGGCTGGTCGGACGTCGGTGCGGTCGAGCTGAACGAGGCGTTCGCGGTGCAGTCGCTGGCCTGCATCGACGCGTGGGACGTCGACCCCTCCATCGTCAACACCCGAGGTGGGGCGATCGCGATCGGCCATCCGCTGGGCGCGTCCGGGGCCCGGGTGCTGGGCACGCTGGCCCACGTGCTCGTCGAGCGGGGCGAGCGATGGGGCGTCGCCGCGATCTGCATCGGCGTCGGCCAGGGTCTGGCCGTGGTGCTGGAGAACGTCGCCTGA
- a CDS encoding Gfo/Idh/MocA family protein gives MDAVKFGLVGYGFGGRYFHAPLLSAAPECELIGVVTRSQERRAQLADQLPGTRCFDTLGELAAAGAEAVGISTPAGTHTSLTEEAIGWGLSVVCDKPFALDADAARRTVDLAAAGGVVLSPYQNRRWDSDFLSVRAAVDAGTLGEVRRFESRFERFAPDDGPGASGGGTILDFGSHLVDQSLVLLGPVTSVYAELSLRGSGLDDDVFIALQHATGARSHLWGSWSQHAPGPRFRVTGTSGSMVVTTTDTQEDVLIAGGTPDGRGPWGSEAASDLDRIVTGSGTSTIRLERGAWDTFYPAFARAVRGLGPAPVPAPDAVATAVVLDAARRSADTGTVVAVAHPPDPRL, from the coding sequence ATGGACGCCGTGAAGTTCGGGCTCGTCGGCTACGGCTTCGGTGGCAGGTACTTCCACGCGCCGCTGCTCTCGGCCGCGCCGGAGTGCGAGCTCATCGGCGTGGTCACCCGCTCGCAGGAGCGCCGGGCGCAGCTCGCCGACCAACTCCCCGGAACCCGCTGCTTCGACACCCTGGGAGAGCTCGCCGCTGCCGGTGCAGAGGCCGTGGGCATCTCCACGCCTGCCGGCACCCACACCAGCCTCACCGAGGAGGCGATCGGCTGGGGGCTCTCGGTCGTGTGCGACAAGCCCTTCGCCCTCGACGCCGACGCGGCTCGCCGTACCGTCGACCTCGCTGCGGCGGGCGGCGTGGTCCTGAGCCCGTACCAGAACCGGCGCTGGGACTCCGACTTCCTCTCGGTGCGGGCGGCTGTCGACGCGGGCACCCTGGGCGAGGTGCGCCGGTTCGAGTCGCGCTTCGAGCGGTTCGCTCCTGACGACGGACCGGGTGCCTCGGGTGGCGGGACGATCCTCGACTTCGGCAGTCACCTGGTCGACCAGTCGCTCGTGCTCCTGGGCCCGGTCACGTCGGTGTACGCCGAGCTCTCGCTGCGGGGGTCCGGCCTCGACGACGACGTCTTCATCGCCCTCCAGCACGCCACGGGCGCGCGGTCGCACCTGTGGGGGAGCTGGAGCCAGCATGCGCCCGGCCCGCGGTTCCGGGTCACCGGGACGTCGGGGTCGATGGTGGTCACCACGACCGACACCCAGGAGGACGTGCTCATCGCGGGCGGCACCCCGGACGGGCGCGGGCCGTGGGGGTCGGAGGCGGCGTCGGACCTCGATCGCATCGTCACCGGCTCCGGTACCTCCACGATCAGGCTGGAGCGCGGAGCCTGGGACACCTTCTACCCGGCGTTCGCACGAGCCGTCCGTGGTCTCGGCCCGGCTCCCGTGCCGGCGCCCGATGCGGTCGCCACGGCTGTCGTGCTCGACGCGGCTCGGCGCAGTGCCGACACCGGAACGGTGGTCGCCGTCGCCCACCCACCGGACCCGCGGCTGTGA
- a CDS encoding FGGY family carbohydrate kinase, which produces MTCVLAVDQGTSGTKAIVVDETGAILALAEVALEPRYLAGGGVEQDPEALYDSVVLAGRRAVAEAGVPVAAVALANQGETVLAWDRATGRPLSAAVVWQDRRAEAWCRAHREHGPRVGELTGLVLDPYFSAPKLRWLRDHVTTDGVVTTTDTWLVHRLCGAFVTDLSTASRSLVLDLDDTTWSGELLSLFGLDAEPLPELVACDEVVGTTRAFGGEVPVAGLVVDQQAALLAERCLEPGTAKCTFGTGAFLLAQLGEEAVRSSAGLTTSVAWRLRGRTSYCADGQVYTAASAVRWAVELGLVSSPDELDTVAAGSSDGVLCVPALAGLAAPWWDASATASFTGMTLSSGRGHLVRALLEGVAAQVATLTSLVADDLGRPLSRLRVDGGLTRSRTLMQAQADLAQLPVELYPSAHATPLGAAACARLALEPGLSIEDAVPTWRAAEVFEPVWSADRADDHLSRWRAAALVGTTPDGSS; this is translated from the coding sequence ATGACCTGCGTGCTCGCCGTCGACCAGGGCACCTCCGGCACCAAGGCCATCGTGGTCGACGAGACCGGTGCGATCCTCGCGCTCGCCGAGGTGGCGCTCGAGCCACGCTATCTCGCGGGCGGCGGGGTGGAGCAGGATCCCGAGGCCCTCTACGACTCGGTGGTGCTGGCCGGCCGCCGCGCGGTCGCCGAGGCAGGAGTGCCGGTCGCGGCGGTGGCGCTGGCCAACCAGGGGGAGACGGTGCTGGCGTGGGACCGCGCGACCGGTCGGCCCTTGTCCGCCGCGGTCGTCTGGCAGGACCGCCGCGCCGAGGCCTGGTGCCGGGCCCACCGGGAGCACGGGCCACGCGTGGGCGAGCTCACCGGCCTCGTGCTCGACCCCTACTTCTCGGCTCCCAAGCTGCGCTGGCTCCGCGACCACGTCACGACGGACGGCGTCGTCACCACCACCGACACCTGGCTGGTGCACCGGTTGTGCGGAGCCTTCGTCACCGACCTGTCGACGGCCAGCCGGTCGCTGGTCCTCGACCTGGACGACACGACGTGGTCCGGGGAGCTCCTGTCGCTCTTCGGGCTCGATGCCGAGCCGTTGCCCGAGCTCGTCGCGTGCGACGAGGTCGTCGGTACGACGCGTGCCTTCGGCGGGGAGGTACCGGTGGCCGGGCTGGTCGTGGACCAGCAGGCTGCCCTGCTGGCCGAACGCTGCCTCGAGCCCGGCACCGCCAAGTGCACGTTCGGGACCGGCGCCTTCCTGCTGGCACAGCTCGGCGAGGAGGCCGTCCGGTCCTCGGCCGGGCTGACGACCTCGGTGGCCTGGCGCCTGCGAGGACGCACGTCGTACTGCGCGGACGGGCAGGTCTACACCGCGGCCTCGGCGGTGCGATGGGCGGTCGAGCTGGGGCTCGTGTCGTCCCCGGACGAGCTCGACACGGTCGCCGCCGGGTCCAGCGACGGCGTGCTCTGCGTGCCGGCGCTGGCCGGCCTGGCCGCACCCTGGTGGGACGCGAGCGCCACCGCGTCGTTCACCGGGATGACCCTCAGCAGCGGGCGCGGGCACCTGGTGCGCGCACTGCTCGAAGGGGTCGCCGCGCAGGTGGCGACGCTGACCTCACTGGTGGCCGACGACCTCGGCCGGCCTCTCAGCAGGCTGCGCGTCGACGGCGGGCTGACCCGCTCGCGGACCCTGATGCAGGCGCAGGCCGACCTGGCCCAGCTGCCGGTCGAGCTCTACCCCTCAGCCCACGCCACGCCCCTGGGGGCCGCCGCCTGCGCCCGGCTCGCCCTGGAGCCCGGCCTATCGATCGAGGACGCGGTCCCTACCTGGCGCGCGGCCGAGGTCTTCGAGCCGGTGTGGTCGGCCGACCGGGCGGACGACCACCTCTCCCGCTGGAGGGCGGCCGCTCTCGTCGGCACCACCCCGGACGGTTCCTCGTGA
- the pstC gene encoding phosphate ABC transporter permease subunit PstC, whose product MTATVSPEQAGPESPPLARAAGRRGDRVFAGLARASALTILVALVAVFVFLAIEGWVGLTSVPTTYAPFTSFLSYIWPLVVSTLLASAIALVVAVPFSIAVALFISHYAPRRLATALSYLIDLLAAVPSVVFGLWGGRYLAAYLQPAHVWLHAHLGFIPIFGPPSPNGRSLFTAGIVLAIMIMPIITSISREVFRQTPRLHEEAALALGATRWEMVRYAVFPYARSGMVSGVMLGLGRALGETMAVAMVLATTPLTTLNVIGTASPPTIAANIALNYKESTPERQSLLIATGLVLFVVTFLVNFAARWVAGRNARKMAR is encoded by the coding sequence GTGACCGCCACCGTCTCCCCGGAGCAGGCCGGCCCCGAGAGCCCACCCCTCGCCCGGGCCGCGGGCCGCCGCGGCGACCGCGTGTTCGCGGGTCTGGCCCGCGCCTCGGCGCTGACCATCCTGGTCGCGCTGGTCGCGGTGTTCGTCTTCCTGGCGATCGAGGGCTGGGTCGGACTGACGTCCGTCCCGACGACCTACGCGCCGTTCACGTCGTTCCTCAGCTACATCTGGCCGCTGGTCGTGAGCACGCTGCTCGCCTCCGCGATCGCCCTCGTCGTCGCCGTACCGTTCTCGATCGCGGTGGCGCTCTTCATCTCGCACTACGCGCCGCGGCGACTGGCCACGGCGCTCTCCTACCTGATCGACCTGCTCGCGGCCGTGCCGTCGGTCGTGTTCGGGCTGTGGGGTGGCCGCTACCTGGCGGCGTACCTCCAGCCGGCGCACGTATGGCTGCACGCCCACCTGGGTTTCATCCCGATCTTCGGGCCACCCTCCCCGAACGGGCGTTCGCTGTTCACCGCGGGCATCGTGCTGGCGATCATGATCATGCCGATCATCACCTCGATCTCCCGCGAGGTGTTCCGCCAGACGCCTCGACTGCACGAGGAGGCCGCGCTGGCCCTCGGTGCCACGCGCTGGGAGATGGTGCGGTACGCCGTGTTCCCGTACGCGCGCTCGGGGATGGTGTCCGGCGTGATGCTCGGCCTGGGTCGCGCCCTCGGCGAGACGATGGCCGTGGCGATGGTGCTGGCGACCACCCCGCTGACCACCCTCAACGTGATCGGCACGGCGAGCCCCCCGACGATCGCGGCCAACATCGCCCTGAACTACAAGGAGTCCACGCCCGAGCGGCAGTCGCTGCTGATCGCAACCGGCCTGGTGCTCTTCGTGGTGACGTTCCTGGTCAACTTCGCCGCCCGCTGGGTGGCCGGCCGCAACGCCCGGAAGATGGCCCGATGA
- the cspE gene encoding cold-shock protein, translating into MAQGTVKWFNAEKGFGFIAQEDGGDDVFVHYSAIQSQGYKSLDENQKVEFDVTQGPKGPQAENVRAL; encoded by the coding sequence ATGGCTCAAGGCACCGTGAAGTGGTTCAACGCCGAGAAGGGTTTCGGCTTCATTGCGCAGGAGGACGGCGGCGACGACGTCTTCGTGCACTACTCGGCGATCCAGTCGCAGGGCTACAAGTCCCTCGACGAGAACCAGAAGGTCGAGTTCGACGTCACGCAGGGTCCCAAGGGCCCGCAGGCGGAGAACGTCCGCGCGCTCTGA
- a CDS encoding NUDIX hydrolase → MAPTSSPGDVLAAGAVVLRKGRVLLVHRPAYDDWSFPKGKLDPGERPAVAAVREVGEETGLRVRLGVPLRRQSYPNGSRTKIVDFWVGRVLGDPDVSGYLVNSEIDEVAWVPVDKAAVKLTYRRDGGTLREALAVGKATRSLVVLRHGQARARKSWKPDDRLRPLVAEGQAQAQGVVPLLAAFGVSRIVSSSSRRCVDTVLPYAEGSGRPMTRTDGLSEEEADARAVKTVVADLVTSGEDAVLCTHRPVLPLVYESLGVEPINQSTGELVVVHHRRGRVRSVERHRG, encoded by the coding sequence ATGGCCCCGACGTCCTCGCCCGGCGACGTCCTCGCGGCTGGTGCCGTGGTCCTGCGCAAGGGCAGGGTGCTGCTGGTGCACCGGCCCGCCTACGACGACTGGTCGTTCCCCAAGGGCAAGCTCGACCCGGGAGAGCGACCGGCGGTCGCCGCGGTGCGCGAGGTGGGTGAGGAGACCGGGCTGCGGGTGCGGCTGGGCGTCCCGCTGCGGCGGCAGAGCTATCCGAACGGTTCGCGCACTAAGATCGTCGACTTCTGGGTCGGCCGGGTGCTGGGGGACCCCGATGTCTCGGGCTACCTCGTGAACTCCGAGATCGACGAGGTGGCGTGGGTGCCGGTCGACAAGGCCGCGGTCAAGCTCACCTACCGCCGGGACGGCGGGACGCTGCGGGAGGCCCTGGCCGTCGGGAAGGCGACGCGGTCCCTGGTGGTCCTGAGGCACGGCCAGGCCCGCGCCCGGAAGTCGTGGAAGCCCGACGACCGGCTGCGCCCGCTCGTCGCGGAGGGGCAGGCGCAGGCCCAGGGCGTCGTACCACTGCTGGCGGCGTTCGGCGTCTCCCGGATCGTCTCGTCCTCGAGCCGGCGCTGCGTGGACACGGTGCTCCCGTACGCCGAGGGGAGCGGCCGACCGATGACCCGCACCGACGGGCTCTCGGAGGAGGAGGCGGACGCCCGCGCGGTGAAGACGGTCGTTGCCGACCTGGTCACGAGCGGGGAGGACGCCGTGCTGTGCACCCACCGGCCGGTCCTGCCGCTGGTCTACGAGAGCCTGGGCGTCGAGCCGATCAACCAGTCGACCGGTGAGCTGGTGGTGGTGCACCACCGACGCGGCCGGGTGCGCTCGGTCGAGCGGCACCGCGGCTGA
- the pstS gene encoding phosphate ABC transporter substrate-binding protein PstS, whose translation MNSSSLHRATLPAVALLAMGLTLAGCGNNSGGGGGDTLNGGGATSQANAEQTWRANYQKANGGTINYDEVGSGTGVTNFTSGAYEFAGSDAYLTTDQLAAAKKQCGADVIEVPAYVSPIAVAFKLSGVTSLNLDAKTIADIFSGKITTWDDPAIAQQNSGVKLPSTAITTIHRSDESGTTFNFTDYLSKAAGGAWSDPAATVWPTGVTGGQGQSGTSGVIGALADTDGAIGYADNSAVTADGTLGVVSIKVGKSYSAPSAQGAAKVLAASPAAPGRPATDMATDIDRTATAKGDYPLMLASYLLACPTYSDAKTAAMVKGYLSYIVSSKGQQDAASAAGSAPLDPSLSQKATAIVSKIAAG comes from the coding sequence GTGAACAGCTCTTCCCTTCACCGGGCCACCCTCCCGGCGGTCGCCCTCCTCGCGATGGGCCTGACCCTGGCCGGGTGCGGCAACAACAGCGGTGGCGGTGGCGGCGACACGCTGAACGGCGGCGGCGCGACCTCGCAGGCCAATGCCGAGCAGACCTGGCGCGCGAACTACCAGAAGGCCAACGGCGGCACCATCAACTACGACGAGGTCGGCTCCGGGACCGGCGTCACCAACTTCACCAGCGGTGCCTACGAGTTCGCAGGCTCGGACGCCTACCTCACCACCGACCAGCTCGCCGCGGCCAAGAAGCAGTGCGGAGCCGACGTGATCGAGGTGCCGGCGTACGTCAGCCCGATCGCGGTCGCGTTCAAGCTGAGCGGGGTCACCTCGCTCAACCTCGACGCCAAGACGATCGCCGACATCTTCAGCGGCAAGATCACCACGTGGGACGACCCCGCGATCGCCCAGCAGAACTCCGGCGTGAAGCTGCCGAGCACCGCGATCACCACCATCCACCGGTCGGACGAGTCGGGCACGACGTTCAACTTCACCGACTACCTCAGCAAGGCCGCCGGTGGCGCCTGGAGCGACCCGGCCGCCACCGTGTGGCCGACCGGGGTCACGGGCGGACAGGGCCAGTCGGGCACCTCGGGCGTGATCGGCGCTCTCGCCGACACCGACGGTGCGATCGGGTACGCCGACAACTCGGCCGTCACCGCGGACGGCACCCTCGGCGTGGTGTCGATCAAGGTCGGCAAGTCCTACAGCGCGCCGTCCGCGCAGGGTGCGGCCAAGGTGCTCGCAGCCTCGCCGGCCGCGCCGGGTCGTCCGGCCACCGACATGGCCACCGACATCGACCGGACCGCCACCGCCAAGGGCGACTACCCGCTGATGCTGGCGTCGTACCTCCTGGCCTGCCCGACCTACAGCGACGCGAAGACCGCCGCCATGGTCAAGGGCTACCTCAGCTACATCGTGTCGAGCAAGGGCCAGCAGGACGCCGCCTCGGCGGCCGGCTCGGCGCCGCTCGACCCGTCGCTGTCCCAGAAGGCCACGGCTATCGTCTCGAAGATCGCCGCAGGCTGA
- a CDS encoding NAD(P)/FAD-dependent oxidoreductase — MTSVDVAVVGAGIVGSAIARDLAASHLSVALVEARDDVGDGTSKANTAILHTGFDARPGSLESRLVARGCRLLREYAARTGIPVERTGALLVAWTDEEVAALPGLRAKAEANGYTACRQVTAEEVYATVPHLGPGALAGLTVPDESIICTWTTNLALATDAVRRGAALLLGHRVTSVRLPATPAGPTVLVTDRGEVAARWVVNAAGLGADHLDRMLGHDRFTVTPRRGELLVFDKLARPLAPTIVLPVPSSRGKGVLVSPTVYGNVMLGPTAEDLTDRSATGTSEEGFAFLQGWGRRLMPALLDEEVTAAYAGLRAATDSDDYLVDLDVDRRYVLVGGIRSTGLTAGMAVAEHVCGLLADAGLALEPRPDLPEPPRMPQLGEAGPRPYQEADRIASDPAYGRIVCFCERVTAGEIRDACVSTIPPADSDGLRRRTRAMNGRCQGFYCGAHVRALLASGGVEASS; from the coding sequence GTGACCAGCGTCGACGTGGCCGTCGTCGGGGCCGGGATCGTCGGCTCCGCGATCGCCCGCGACCTGGCGGCGAGCCACCTGAGCGTGGCTCTGGTCGAGGCGCGCGACGACGTCGGCGACGGCACCAGCAAGGCCAACACGGCGATCCTGCACACGGGCTTCGACGCCCGCCCGGGGAGCCTCGAGTCCCGGCTCGTGGCCCGCGGCTGCCGGCTCCTCCGCGAGTACGCCGCTCGCACTGGCATCCCGGTCGAGCGCACCGGCGCCCTCCTCGTGGCCTGGACCGACGAGGAGGTCGCGGCCCTGCCGGGGCTGCGGGCCAAGGCCGAGGCGAACGGCTACACCGCGTGCCGCCAGGTCACCGCCGAGGAGGTGTACGCGACGGTCCCGCACCTCGGGCCCGGGGCCCTCGCCGGCCTGACCGTGCCCGACGAGTCGATCATCTGCACCTGGACCACCAACCTGGCCCTGGCCACGGACGCCGTACGGCGTGGGGCAGCGCTCCTGCTCGGGCACCGGGTGACGTCGGTCCGGCTGCCCGCCACGCCGGCTGGTCCCACGGTCCTGGTGACCGACCGGGGCGAGGTCGCGGCCCGGTGGGTCGTCAACGCCGCCGGTCTCGGCGCCGACCACCTGGACCGGATGCTCGGCCACGACCGGTTCACGGTGACCCCTCGTCGCGGGGAGCTGCTCGTCTTCGACAAGCTGGCCCGCCCGCTGGCGCCGACGATCGTGCTGCCGGTCCCCTCGTCCCGGGGGAAGGGAGTGCTGGTCAGCCCGACCGTCTACGGCAACGTGATGCTCGGCCCGACCGCGGAGGACCTGACCGACCGCTCGGCGACCGGCACGTCGGAGGAGGGGTTCGCGTTCCTCCAGGGGTGGGGGAGACGGTTGATGCCCGCCCTGCTCGACGAGGAGGTCACGGCGGCCTACGCCGGGCTCCGGGCCGCCACCGACTCCGACGACTACCTGGTCGACCTCGACGTCGACCGCCGTTACGTCCTGGTGGGTGGCATCCGCTCCACGGGACTGACCGCCGGCATGGCCGTCGCGGAGCACGTCTGCGGGCTGCTCGCGGACGCCGGGCTGGCCCTCGAGCCGCGTCCCGACCTCCCCGAACCGCCCCGGATGCCACAGCTGGGTGAGGCCGGCCCACGGCCCTACCAGGAGGCCGACCGGATCGCGTCGGACCCGGCGTACGGACGGATCGTCTGCTTCTGCGAGCGGGTGACCGCCGGCGAGATCCGGGATGCCTGCGTCTCGACGATCCCACCCGCGGACAGTGACGGCCTGCGACGCCGGACCCGGGCGATGAACGGTCGGTGCCAGGGCTTCTACTGCGGCGCCCACGTACGGGCCCTCCTCGCGTCCGGCGGCGTCGAGGCGTCGTCGTGA
- the pstA gene encoding phosphate ABC transporter permease PstA, which produces MTSAPMTLSQARLPRWAPALIATMALAVAGLPALLAGWGLAAWLCLSVVVFLVAMPLWSRLVEGRRAAVDRLVTGLIWTAFAIAISPLVWLLWVVLRSGVPAINGDFLTYSMLNVIGDEQGGILHALIGTLLITVAAAVLSVPIGILTAVYLVEYGARSRIARIITFLVDVMTGIPSIVAGLFALALVVLLFGPAFRMGFGGSIALSLLMIPTVVRSSEEMFRLVPDDLREASYALGVPKWRTIVKVVLPTSVGGIVTGVVLAISRVIGETAPLLVVAGATDGINTNLFDGRMTTLPVFIFSQYSSSTPVGYQRAWGGALVLIALVMVLNLTARLIGRIFAPAKGH; this is translated from the coding sequence ATGACCAGCGCCCCGATGACGCTCTCGCAGGCGCGGCTGCCCCGGTGGGCGCCGGCCCTGATCGCCACGATGGCGCTGGCCGTCGCCGGCCTGCCGGCGCTGCTGGCCGGCTGGGGCCTGGCGGCCTGGCTGTGCCTCTCCGTGGTCGTCTTCCTGGTCGCGATGCCGCTCTGGTCGCGGCTGGTGGAGGGTCGGCGGGCGGCCGTCGACCGCCTGGTCACCGGCCTGATCTGGACGGCTTTCGCGATCGCGATCTCCCCGCTGGTCTGGCTGCTGTGGGTGGTGCTGCGCAGCGGCGTGCCGGCGATCAACGGCGACTTCCTGACCTACTCGATGCTGAACGTGATCGGCGACGAGCAGGGCGGCATCCTGCACGCCCTGATCGGCACCCTGCTGATCACGGTCGCGGCAGCCGTGCTGTCGGTGCCGATCGGGATCCTCACCGCCGTCTACCTCGTCGAGTACGGCGCCCGCTCCCGGATCGCGCGGATCATCACCTTCCTGGTGGACGTGATGACCGGCATCCCGTCGATCGTGGCCGGCCTGTTCGCCCTGGCGCTGGTGGTCCTGCTGTTCGGTCCGGCGTTCCGGATGGGCTTCGGCGGGTCGATCGCCCTGTCCCTGCTGATGATCCCGACCGTGGTGCGGTCGTCGGAGGAGATGTTCCGGCTCGTGCCCGACGACCTGCGCGAGGCGTCGTACGCGCTGGGCGTCCCGAAGTGGCGCACCATCGTCAAGGTGGTGCTGCCGACCTCGGTGGGTGGCATCGTGACCGGGGTGGTGCTGGCCATCTCGCGGGTGATCGGCGAGACCGCGCCGCTGCTGGTCGTGGCCGGGGCGACCGACGGGATCAACACCAACCTCTTCGACGGCCGGATGACCACGCTGCCGGTCTTCATCTTCTCCCAGTACTCCAGCTCCACGCCGGTCGGCTACCAGCGCGCCTGGGGTGGTGCGCTGGTGCTGATCGCCCTGGTGATGGTCCTCAATCTCACTGCCCGTCTCATCGGTCGCATCTTCGCGCCCGCCAAGGGACACTGA
- a CDS encoding NAD(P)/FAD-dependent oxidoreductase, producing MTTAGLPVERVRVAVVGGGPSGLTAAAALARRVDGEVRVIEREDAAGGIPRHSAHPGYGVRDLHRFVSGPAYARRLVAAAGDSGATVHTQAQVTGWDGDRRLVVTSPRGRHVVEADAVVLATGARERPRAARWIPGDRPEGVYTTGELQNLVHLHHAPAGRRAVVVGAELVSWSAVLTLREAGCRTVAMTCGRDRPEAHLAVTWAGRLALRPRLLTRTRVVRISGRDRVESVLVEDVDTGTRTLVPCDTVVLTGDWVPDHELARSGGVGLDRATLGPAVDSSLRTSATGVYAVGNLLHPVDTADGAALDGRHVAAGVLAHLAGVGAPPVTVELVAAAPFRWVTPQRLLLGIEPPRGHLLLWPEAYQRLPVVRAVQDGRVLARHRLSWPAAPGRVFRVPAGLVASANPHGGPVELGLERDAR from the coding sequence GTGACGACGGCCGGCCTCCCGGTGGAGCGGGTCCGGGTCGCCGTCGTCGGCGGAGGTCCGTCCGGGCTGACCGCGGCCGCGGCGCTGGCGCGCCGGGTCGACGGCGAGGTCCGGGTGATCGAGCGCGAGGACGCCGCCGGCGGCATCCCCCGCCACAGCGCCCACCCGGGGTACGGCGTGCGCGACCTGCACCGCTTCGTGTCCGGGCCGGCGTACGCACGGCGCCTCGTCGCGGCCGCGGGCGACTCCGGCGCCACGGTCCACACGCAGGCTCAGGTGACCGGATGGGACGGCGACCGCCGCCTCGTGGTCACCTCGCCCCGCGGTCGCCACGTCGTCGAGGCCGACGCGGTCGTGCTGGCCACCGGCGCCCGGGAGCGGCCGCGGGCGGCCCGGTGGATCCCCGGCGACCGGCCGGAGGGCGTCTACACGACCGGGGAGCTGCAGAACCTCGTCCATCTCCACCATGCGCCGGCCGGACGCCGTGCGGTGGTGGTCGGCGCCGAGCTGGTCAGCTGGTCGGCGGTGCTGACCCTCCGGGAGGCGGGGTGTCGCACCGTGGCGATGACCTGTGGCCGCGACCGGCCCGAGGCCCACCTCGCTGTCACGTGGGCCGGTCGACTCGCCCTGCGGCCCCGGCTCCTGACCCGGACCCGGGTCGTGCGGATCAGCGGACGGGACCGCGTCGAGTCCGTCCTGGTCGAGGACGTCGACACCGGGACCCGCACGCTCGTGCCCTGCGACACCGTGGTCCTGACCGGCGACTGGGTCCCCGACCACGAGCTGGCCCGGTCGGGCGGGGTCGGGCTGGACCGCGCGACGCTGGGGCCGGCCGTCGACTCCTCCCTGCGTACGTCGGCCACCGGTGTCTACGCCGTCGGCAACCTCCTCCACCCCGTGGACACCGCCGACGGCGCTGCCCTCGACGGCCGTCATGTCGCGGCCGGAGTGCTGGCGCACCTGGCGGGGGTGGGCGCGCCACCGGTCACCGTCGAGCTGGTCGCGGCCGCGCCGTTCCGCTGGGTGACCCCGCAGCGACTGCTCCTCGGGATCGAGCCGCCACGCGGTCACCTCCTGCTGTGGCCCGAGGCCTACCAGCGGCTGCCCGTGGTCCGGGCCGTCCAAGACGGGCGGGTCCTCGCCCGGCATCGGCTGTCGTGGCCCGCCGCGCCGGGCCGGGTGTTCCGGGTGCCAGCGGGCCTGGTGGCCTCGGCGAACCCGCACGGCGGCCCGGTCGAGCTCGGTCTGGAGCGGGACGCTCGCTGA